One Oryza sativa Japonica Group chromosome 8, ASM3414082v1 DNA window includes the following coding sequences:
- the LOC9266083 gene encoding uncharacterized protein, with protein MDGSDPPAAASPSAAAAAGDDDDERAAAPAAQPERCEALAGAIAGVLGGALQEHEACAAATARSQGELAAAVDRLNGELDKLLENAPSPVIMQQATRICSIRKRVLALNMLLRSIQRRIDNIDRIVSTGVTSDHSSHVQLHRQN; from the exons ATGGACGGCTCCgatccacccgccgccgcctccccatccgccgcagctgccgccggcgacgacgacgacgagcgagccgccgcgcccgcggccCAGCCGGAGCGGTGCGAGGCTCTGGCCGGGGCCATCGCGGGGGTGCTGGGCGGCGCGCTGCAGGAACACGAGGCGTGCGCGGCGGCCACCGCTCGGAGCCagggcgagctcgccgccgccgtcgaccggcTCAACGGAG AACTAGACAAGCTATTAGAGAATGCACCCTCCCCGGTCATAATGCAACAAGCCACAAGGATTTGTTCTATTCGCAAGAGAGTTTTAGCTCTGAACATGCTCCTGCGCTCCATACAAAGACGTATAGATAACATTGATAGAATTGTTTCTACTGGTGTAACAAGTG ATCATTCTTCTCATGTACAGTTGCACAGACAGAATTGA
- the LOC4344586 gene encoding uncharacterized protein has product MPMAAAAGAGEPSPYAEAAGSDLANARAPSPVVGKHLPSGAVPRHAYVFDGEGGFADAAWDVAAAAPGAFTWHHIELPRQQPGGAAAKPLHHAQALIELLCPPLTLQEILAFVATGPHCGVVDGGGGGGAGALLLRVSSPGPVGSAFALRLAARVTDSSVVTVSVGGVPRLAFGTTQASLLSEVPLGVTASLSDEGHGGGRAVEGGVVIEERLLESLLAMNHADGAHTDNPVPRTVSNLLVHVLGTHVDHVHDIVTRLEMELDSIELHLDKGGHFMRKLLLDGRRFPKMHLDLQRLLQVVSHGDQVFPRVKEKCASKSWFASEDIVALEDLIGRLRRLKENLGFITNRVTTLQASLDSWQSEQINKSLYYLSFLSIIFLPLSIVTGVFGMNVGGVPWTEQKNPANLDGFFNVMLICVVILLILLLCFLFPSLYSHVSAWRTRRALARSSSQNKRHLKLFKGHKDGYMRL; this is encoded by the exons ATGCCAatggcggccgcggccggcgccggcgagccgtcgccgtacgcggaggcggcgggatccGACCTCGCGAATGCGCGGGCGCCGTCTCCCGTGGTCGGCAAGCACCTCCCGTCGGGCGCCGTGCCGCGCCACGCGTACGTGTTCGACGGCGAGGGGGGGTTCGCCGACGCGGCGTGggacgtcgcggcggcggcgccgggggcgtTCACGTGGCACCACATCGAGCTCCCGCGGCAGCAGCCCGGGGGCGCCGCCGCGAAGCCGCTCCACCACGCGCAGGCGCTGATCGAGCTGCTCTGCCCGCCGCTCACGCTGCAGGAGATCCTCGCGTTCGTCGCCACGGGCCCGCACTGCGGCgtcgtggacggcggcggcggcggcggggcgggcgCGCTCCTTCTCCGCGTGAGCTCGCCGGGGCCGGTGGGGAGCGCGTTcgcgctccgcctcgccgcgcgcgtcaCGGACAGCTCCGTGGTGACCGTGTCCGTGGGCGGCGTCCCGCGCCTCGCGTTCGGGACCACGCAGGCGTCGCTCCTCTCCGAGGTGCCGCTCGGGGTGACCGCGTCGCTCTCCGACGAgggccacggcggcgggcgcgccgtCGAGGGCGGGGTGGTGATCGAGGAGCGGCTGCTCGAGTCGCTGCTCGCCATGAACCACGCCGACGGCGCGCACACCGACAACCCCGTGCCGCGGACCGTGTCCAACCTCCTCGTGCACGTCCTGGGAACGCACGTAGACCACGTCCACGACATCGTCACGCGCCTCGAGATGGAGCTCGACAGCATCGAGCTGCATCTCGACAAGG GTGGTCACTTTATGAGGAAACTTTTGTTGGATGGAAGGAGATTCCCCAAAATGCATCTTGATCTACAGCGCCTGCTTCAG GTTGTTTCTCATGGTGACCAAGTATTCCCCCGTGTAAAGGAAAAATGTGCGAGCAAGAGTTGGTTTGCGAGTGAAGATATTGTTGCTCTTGAAGATCTGATAGGCCGTCTTAGGAGGCTGAAGGAAAATCTTGGATTTATAACGAATAGGGTGACTACACTTCAAGCTAGTCTAGATAGCTGGCAATCTGAGCAGATAAACAAAAGCTTGTACTATCTTTCATTTTTGTCCATAATATTCCTTCCTCTATCCATTGTCACTGGAG TTTTTGGGATGAATGTTGGTGGTGTGCCATGGACTGAGCAGAAAAACCCTGCAAATCTAGATGGCTTCTTCAATGTCATGTTAATATGCGTCGTGATCTTGTTGATCCTGCTGCTTTGTTTCTTATTTCCTTCATTGTATTCACACGTGTCGGCATGGAGAACCCGCCGTGCACTGGCCCGGAGCAGTTCTCAGAACAAGAGACATCTGAAACTCTTTAAGGGTCACAAAGATGGTTACATGCGCCTCTGA
- the LOC4344587 gene encoding protein LOL4, with the protein MQDQLICSGCRRVVQYRRGVAGVCCPGCNTLTAVNPSAVADMSELICSGCPTLLFYNRGASNIRCPSCNRLNSTRSANQIAHLTCGQCRTTLMHPPGASTVQCATCRYVNHVRDARPQTVLVENPKTLDDKGKLVSNVVVGVTSWKR; encoded by the exons ATGCAGGACCAGCTGATCTgcagcggctgcaggcgcgtcGTCCAGTACAGGAGAGGGGTCGCCGGCGTCTGCTGCCCGGGCTGCAACACGCTCACCGCCGTCAACCCGTCAGCGGTGGCCGACATGTCGGAGCTCATCTGCAGCGGCTGCCCCACGCTGCTGTTCTACAACCGCGGCGCCTCCAACATCCGCTGCCCCAGCTGCAACAGGCTCAACTCCACCAGATCAG CCAACCAGATTGCACACCTGACATGCGGGCAGTGCCGGACGACTCTGATGCACCCACCTGGAGCCTCAACTGTGCAGTGTGCAACCTGCAGATATGTTAACCATGTCAGG GATGCTCGGCCTCAAACTGTCCTTGTAGAGAATCCTAAGACACTGGATGATAAGGGCAAGCTG GTGAGCAATGTGGTTGTTGGTGTCACCTCATGGAAAAGATGA